GGCTACGCCATGGAACTGCGCCTGCCCATGGCCCGCACCACCCGTGACATTGACTTGGGCGTCCGGCCCAATCCTGATGCCAAAACTACTTGGTCCCCTGCGGTCATTCAGCGCCAGCTTCAAACCGCAGCCGAATTGGATTTGCACGACCACTTCACCTACCAAATTGGCGCAGCCACCGCCGACCTTGACGGCCCGCCCTACGGCGGGGCTACTGCAAGGCAACAAGTGAGAGCATGAACAGTGTTCGAAACCCAATTCTATCAATACGAGCTTGCGGAGGGCCAATTGGCGGGGTTTTTGTTATCGCCGTACCACTTTGAGCGAAGCGAGGTCAAACCAAGCTTCGCCGCTTCCAGCGCGCAGTTCGCAC
Above is a genomic segment from Verrucomicrobiota bacterium containing:
- a CDS encoding nucleotidyl transferase AbiEii/AbiGii toxin family protein, yielding MNPKQYATPIAFRRALEDRLLQLQRKERQDLQRLRRQVAFDRLLARLFHIENSPWVLKGGYAMELRLPMARTTRDIDLGVRPNPDAKTTWSPAVIQRQLQTAAELDLHDHFTYQIGAATADLDGPPYGGATARQQVRA